GATCGCAAATCCCCTCCTTTATTGATAAAAAATTCAATTTAAGTTATGCAGATGTGGCTAGTGAAGATTCAATTATTCCTAAACTTAATGATGAATTGCTAGAGTGGGTTTCCTCTAAATTTGGCATTAGAAGAAGCTGGTTTGATACAGTGGATGAGGTCTATTCGAGCAGGTATATCTATGATACGTTAGATTGTTATAAGTGTGTCGGAGCATTTATCAATTTGTTTAGTAAGCTTATAGATGAACTAAATGTTTATCGTTATAGAGATTCACTACATGTTTATTTCTTGAAAAATTTCGATAAATTTAAAGGTGATAAATATGGTGAAACTGAAAAAGCGGATGTTATAGTAATAGTTAGTGTGAAAATTGGTAAAACAACTACTAATTCTGTTGAAAAATATATCTTGATTACGCAAAATCTAAGATGGGATTATTGGAATTCTAGGCAAGATGTAAAACGAATGATCAGAATAGTTGACAAGCTAAAAATTTCCATGACTGGGTATGACATATCGATTGAAGAGTACAATGCAATTGGGTCAGCCGAAGTAGTACCTAGAGCTATACTGAAGCAAAAAAAGAGAGTCACTTGGTATCCCTACGATTATGATGGATCTCATAATGATAGGATTGATAAAGTTGAGTATGAACCCGACAATGAGTTTTATGAAAGCTTAAAATGGATTGATGAAAGTATAGCTCAAATGATTAATGAAAAAGAGATGAATATAGCAGGAGTCTAGACGGCTCAGGGGTAACACCTTTTTATTTACTTCAGATAATCGCCTACTGTACGTTGGGTGAAAACTGCGCGAATCTTCGGCGTGGTTTTTTGCGATACTTCTGAAGTTTGGATAGTGGTATCCGCAACATGAACGAGCATCCATTATTTCAAGGGTAAAACTAGGAATGAACAAGAGAGCATCAGAAGGGAAATGGAACGGTGGAGTAATTTACCGTTACAACTGCTTTGATAAGAAACTCGTTATAAATGAAACGGAGAGCGAAGTTATTCAGTATTTTTAGTATTAGGACAATACTGACGAACCCGACCTATATTGGACAGAATCGGTGGTCATCTCGCAAGCCTGATTGCGGATGAAGCGGATAGCGATCATATGGTCGAATACTACCAACGATGTGTCCCCGCGTATTACAAAGGCTTTTCGGAGTACGCGGATGTATCCTCTATCACTGA
The window above is part of the Brevibacillus antibioticus genome. Proteins encoded here:
- a CDS encoding recombinase family protein encodes the protein MKRRAKLFSIFSIRTILTNPTYIGQNRWSSRKPDCG